GGCGGCCATTACGACGCTGCTGGACCGAATGGAAAAAGGCGAGCTGATTATCCGGGAGCGGGACGAAAAGGACCGGAGAATCGTATGGGTGCTGATGACGGAGAAGGGGAGAGCGGAATGCGAACGGGGAGTGCGGATTCGTGAGGAGTTCATTCGCGGATATTTGGGCCGGATTTCGTCGCACAACCAGCAGCTGCTCGTTTATTTGCTCGGAAAAGTAGCCGGGTAACGGAACACTCCCTGACGGAAAAAAAGACCGGACACTTGCCGTCCGGCCTTCATGGTGTGCTGCCTGGGCCGACCTGCAGCAGGTCGGCCGGCCAAAGGTGCCACGGATATTCGTTTGGCGGCATGGAGCTGAAGCTCATCGTTTCTTTGAGCGTCGGATGCTCGAACGTAAGCTGCGTCGCCCACAGCGCGATTTGCTGGCCTGCCTCGTTCAGCTTCGCTCCGTAGCGCTGGTCGCCGTACAGCGGGCAGCCGATCGCGGCAAACTGCACGCGAATTTGATGCGGCCGCCCGGTGTGCAGATGGATGCGCACAAGCGATAACCCTTCGGACGAACCGATCACGCGGTAATCCAGCACCGCTTCTTTGGCGCCGCTCTTATCCGGGGGCACGACGGAGACGGTATTCGTTCGCTCGTCCTTGAGCAAATAATGCTTCAGCGTCGCCTGCGGCTGCTTCGGCCTGCCGCGCACGACGGCGGTATACGTTTTGCGCAGCGTTCGGGTGCGGACCGCATCGGAGAGGCGGGAGGCGGCCTTCGACGTCTTGGCGAACACCATCACGCCGCCGACCGGGCGGTCCAGCCGGTGAACAAGCCCCAAATAGACGTTGCCGGGCTTTTGAAACCGGATCTTGATATCCTGCTTCAAATAGGTGAGCAGGTCCGGATCGCGCGAGTCATCCTCCTGCGTCGGCACATTCACCGGTTTGACCGCGACCAGCACATGATTATCCTCATAAAGGATGGGGACGTTCGGAAAACGCGTCTTCATTTTACGACTCCCAGCGTCCCAAAATGCCGCAGGGCAGCGTCAGGCCCGACGCCGTAATCGGCAGGCCGATTTCGCCGCACGTGATGGTGCCGTTATGCTTGCGTCCGAGCGACAATGTCAGGATATTGCGCAGCACCGTGGCGGAGAGGCCGGTCGTATAGGAGTTGATGAGGAAAAACAGCGGCTGTTCCGTCAAAATCCCCATGCAGGTCTCGATGAACGGATACAAGTCGGTCTCAAGCTTCCAGGTTTCGCCGTTCGGTCCGCGTCCGTAGGACGGAGGATCCATGATGATCGCATCGTATTTGCTGCCGCGGCGCACTTCCCTCTGCACGAATTTGAACACGTCGTCGGTAATGAAGCGAACCGGGCGGTCGCCGAGACCGGAAAGCTGGAGATTCTCCTTGGCCCATTGAACGACGCCTTTCGAAGCGTCAACGTGGCATACTTCGGCTCCGGCGGAAGCGCAGGCAACCGAAGCGCCGCCGGTGTATGCGAACAGATTCAGCACGCGGATACGCCGGCCGGACGCCTGGATCTTGTCCATCATCCAGCGCCAGTTGGCCGCCTGCTCCGGGAACAACCCCGTATGCTTGAAGCCGGTCGGCTTAATGTAAAATTGCAGCTTGTCATAGCGGATCGTCCAGCGCTCCGGGATTTGCTTTCTGTACTCCCAGTTGCCGCCGCCGCTGGAGCTGCGATGGTAATGGGCATCGGCGTTTTTCCAAATGCCGGTTTCTTTCACTAAGGGCCAAATGATTTGCGGGTCCGGGCGGCGCAGAACGATGTTGCCCCAACGTTCCAGCTTCTCGCCGCCGCCGGTATCGAGCAGTTCGTAATCGACCCAATCTTGAGCAGCAAACATATGTAGCGGTACCTTCTTTCACGGGGTATGTTCATCAGGTCTTGTTTCAATCTCCTATTGTACATGAATCCGCTGGCCAATACAAAAATGGCAAGCAAAAAGCCGCGCGAGGCGGCTTTAACAAGCGGAATGAAACCGGATCAATCCGGAATGTTGGTGCTCTGAATAAGGCCCGGCAGTTCGACTTTGTTGAATTGATCGAGCTGGTTGAATACGGCCTGCCGTTTGATTTGGTCTTTAGCCTGCTCGAACGTGAGCGTATTGCGGGACTCGACCCGGATAATATGATAGCCGAACTCCGTTTCGACCGGTCTGCTGAGCTTGCCCGGCTCCTGGTCCAACACGGCGTTTTTGAAAGGGAGCACCCATTCCTGGACAGGGGCGTTTTCGTACAAACCTCCGTTTGCACTCGAGCCCGGATCGTCGGAATATTCCTTGGCGAGAGCGGCAAAATCGCCCCCGTCCTTCAGTTTGGCAAGCACATCGTCGGCTCGCTTCTTGGCGTCTTCCTTCGTTCTTGCATTGCCCTTGCTGTCCGTGAGCCCGATCAGGATATGGCGTACGGATGCCGTCGTAAATTGACCGGTGCGGAACTTGATTTCGTAATCGTACAGGTCTTTCAGACGCACGTCGGTAATTTGCGATTCAACGACCTTTTGCGCAGTGACCACCGTTTCGATGTAATGCCGGATATCGTCCGGCGTCAGATTCACCTCGCCAAGCAGCCCGTCAAAATCGGCACCTCCGTTTTGCTGGGTGATCCGGTTTTTAATCTGTTCGTACTGGCTTTCGTATGTATCCTTCAGAGAAGCTTTCAGCGCATCGTCGGCCCGTCCCGCTAAAATTTGATAACCGATCCACTGGTTCAGCATGGTTTTCTTATAACCCTTGACCGTCTCGCGCGGCTTGTTTTCCGGATCAAGCAAGGTCCAGAAGGCGATGTAGTTGTCGAGCTGCCCGGAAGTGACTTGTCCGCCGGTATACTCGGCAACGACGGCGTTCGGAGTTTTGCCGATCCAGATCGTATCGTTCTCGCCGTCCCACGTCACCTGCTTGCCCAGAGCTTCGCTGACAAACCGGATAGGCACGTACGTCGTGCCGTCATACACGATGCTTTGCTGACCGTCCTGCTGCTTGACCTCTTTTCCGTCAAACATGTATTTCAGGTTTTTCAGGGTCACTTCGATTTGCGTAGAGTCGGCAAAAGCAAGCGAGCCTGTCAGCATGACGCCGATCGACATGCCGAGCAGAAGCCCTTTTAATTTGTCATTCACAGTAGTTCCACCCTTCTTTGGTAATCAGCTAATAATTCGACCTAATCCGTGAAAATCCTGCTTTTTTTGTCGTTTAGGTCCGTTTGAGTAAAAAGATTGTGAATTTACGCTGCAAGGAAAGGATTTTTACGTCCGATGTAGTATTTTCACATATAGGAGCGTGCGCACAGTGTCGATGACGTTTCACACAGCTCTCGAAGGGGATGGCCCGATGACAAATTTGATCCCAAGCAGCGAAGATTTGTACTTGTTCCACGAAGGCAGCTTGTACCACAGCTACCGTATGCTCGGCGCTCATTTCATGACGTGGAACGGCATCGCCGGAGTCCGGTTTGCGGTATGGGCTCCGCACGCGAGAGCGGTTCGCGTCGCCGGCGATTTTAACGGCTGGGACGGGCGCAAACATCCAATGGCCAAAGTCAGCACTTGGGGCGTATGGTCGGCGTTTATCCCGGGCGTAAGCGAAGGCCAATATTACAAGTACGAGATTGAAACGGCACAGGGCACGACGATTTGGAAAGCCGACCCTTATGCGTTTTACTCGGAGCTGAAGCCGGGCACCGCTTCGCGGGTTTACGAGCTTGCCGGCTACGAGTGGAACGACGGCGCATGGTTTGAAGCCAAGCGGGAGCGCTCCTCCTACAACAGCCCGATGCTCATTTACGAAGTGCATCTCGGCACGTGGAAAAAGCATCCTGACGGAACCTTCCGCACCTACAGGGAACTGGCCGACGACCTCGTCGCATATGCAGTGGAAATGGGATATACCCATATCGAGCTGCTGCCGCTCGCGGAGCATCCGTACGACCGTTCGTGGGGGTACCAGGCGACCGGGTATTACTCGGTAACGAGCCGGTTCGGCACGCCGAAAGATTTTATGTATTTTGTCGACCGCTGTCATCAAAGCGGGCTCGGCGTCATCATGGACTGGGTGCCCGGCCATTTTGTCAAGGACGATCACGGACTCAGGCTGTTCGACGGGCAGCCGCTTTACGAGCCGGAAGACCCGCGTCTGGCGGACAAGAAAGAATGGGGCACGCTCGCGTTTGATTTTTCCAAACCGGAAGTGGTGTGCTTTCTGATCTCGAACGCCGTGTTCTGGATGGAGCAGTTTCACATCGACGGACTGCGCGTCGATGCGGTCGCCAGCATGCTGTCGCTCAATTTCATGAAGCCGCGCGAGGAATGGATCAAGAATCGTCACGGCGGCGATGAGCATCTCGATGCGATCGCTTTTTTGAAAAAACTGAACGAGACGGTATTCGCTTATTTTCCCGACTGCCTGATGATGGCGGAAGATTCCAGCGATTGGCCGCTCGTTACGACACCGGTTTACACCGGAGGGCTCGGTTTCAATTATAAATGGAACATGGGCTGGATGAACGACATGCTTAAGTATATGGAGGTGGACCCGTATTTCCGCAGGGGAAGCCACCGCAAGCTGACGTTTTCCTTCATGTACACTTACTCCGAAAATTACGTGCTGCCTTTGTCGCATGACGAGGTGGTGCACGGCAAAAAATCCCTTCTGAACAAAATGCCGGGTGACTACTGGCAAAAGTTCGCCAATCTGCGCGCCTTATACGGCTATATGATGGCCCATCCTGGCAAAAAGCTGCTGTTTATGGGCGGCGAGTTCGGTCAATTCGACGAATGGAAAGACCTGGAGGACATCGATTGGGAAATGATCGAGCAGTACGACAGTCACCGGAATATGTTTCAATATACCCGCGATTTAAACCGACTTTACCGCACCGAACCTTCACTTTGGGAGCTTGACCACCGGCCGGAAGGCTTCGAGTGGATCGATCCTCACGATGACCAGCAAAGCATTGTTACCTTCATGAGAAAAGCGAAAGACCCGTCCGATTTTATCGTTTTTGTGTGCAACTTCACTCCGGTCGTGCATCACGGATACCGCATCGGCGTCCCGATGCCCGGCGAGTATATCGAATTTTTTAACAGTGATATGGAAAAATACGGGGGCTCAGGTGTGTGCAATCCAGCCGGGTTGAAGGCGAATAAGCTGCCTTGGCATAATCGTCCCTACAGCATCGAGATGACGATTCCGCCGCTCGGCGCCGTCTGGCTGAAACCCGTCCGCAGCGCGGCTGCATCCGGCACCAAACCGGGGAGGCGCCGCCGGACGGCGGATTGACGCCAAAGTTTGAAATACGGCCATACTCACTCATCCAAAGGGGGCATCAGCAATGCGCAAAAAACAATGCGTGGCCATGCTGCTGGCAGGCGGCGAAGGAAGAAGGCTCGGGCTGCTCACGAAAAATTTGGCGAAGCCTGCGGTTCATTTCGGCGGCAAATACCGGATTATCGATTTTACGCTCAGCAACTGTACGAACTCCGGCATCGATACGGTAGGCGTGCTGACGCAGTACCAGCCGCTTGTGCTGAACACCTACATCGGGATCGGCGCCCCTTGGGATCTTGACCGCAAAAACGGCGGTGTTACCGTGCTTCCTCCGTTTATGGAGCAGCAGGGGGGCAACTGGTATGAAGGGACGGCGAATGCGATTTACCGCAACATTCCGTTTATCGAGCAGTACGACCCGGAATATGTGCTCGTCATTTCGGGGGACCACATCTACAAGATGGATTACGACCGGATGCTCGATTTTCATAAACGCAAGGGCGCCGACGCGTCGATCGCCGTCATTCAGGTGAAATGGGAGGAAGCGAGCCGCTTCGGCATCATGAGCACGGACGACGACGACCGGATTACGGAATTCGCCGAGAAGCCGAAGGAGCCGAAAAGCAACCTCGCTTCGATGGGCATTTATATATTCAATTGGAGCACGCTGAAATCGTACCTGATCAAGGATGAGCAGAACGCGCAGTCGAGCAAGGACTTCGGCAAAGATATCATCCCGCAAATGCTGCGCGACCGCATAGAGCTGTTCGCTTATCCGTTCCAGGGCTACTGGAAAGACGTCGGCACGATCGAAAGCTTATGGGAAGCGAATATGGACCTGCTCGAAAACGATCCCGAGTTTAATTTGAACGACCGCAGCTGGCGCATATATTCGGTCAACTACGCTCAGCCCGGCCAATATATCGCTCCTACCGCGCAGGTGCGCAAATCGCTGGTCAACGAAGGCTGCTGCGTATTCGGCGAGGTGGACCACTCGGTACTATTTTACGGAGTGCAGACGGGAGAGGGCAGCTTAATCAAGGACTCGGTCATCATGCCGAACGTAAGAATCGGCAGCCATGTCCGCATTTATAAGGCGATCATCGGAGAAGGGACGGTCATCGAGGACGGCGTTACCATCGGCCACCCGGAAGGCAGTCAAGACATCACGTTGATCGGCAGCAACGAAACAATCAGCTTGACGACGATGAAAGGGTGACGGCGGATGAAACGGATGATGGGCGTTATCAACTTGGTTAACGAACCGGATGATTTGGAAGAATTGACCTATTACCGCTGCGTGGCTTCAGTGCCGTTCGGCGCGAGATACAGGCTGATCGATTTTGCGCTTTCCAGCATGGTGAATTCCGGCATCGAAAACGTAGCCGTGTTCACACAGCATAAATACCGCTCGCTGATGGATCATCTCGGCTCCGGCAAGGAATGGGATCTCGACCGCAAAAGAGGGGGGCTTTTCATCCTGCCGGCAGTACTGCACGAGACGACCGGCATGGCGCGAGGCGATTTGTTCCAGTTTTACAGCCATCGCGACTACTTTTACCGGGGACCGGAGGAATACGTCGTCATCTCGCGCAGCCACCTGGTGTGCAACATCGATTTCAACGCCGTGCTTGAATACCATATGGAGAAAGAAGCGGATATTACCGTCGTGTACAAGCGGGCGGATCACGAGGAGCTGGCCAAATTCCGCCGGCTGGCGGTGAAGGAAAGCGGCCAGGTGACCGTGATCGAGGAAAATACCGGCCGCCTGCGCACCGACAACATTTCGATGGAAATGTTCGTAATGAAAAAAGAGCTGCTGCTCGATATGGTCGAATCGTGCCTCGCCCAAGGATACGATCATCTCGTTCGGGACGGCATCATGAAAAATATCGACCGGCTGAGCGTTTACGGGTATTTGCACGAAGGGTATGCTGGAGTAGTGAATACGATTCAAAGTTATTACAAGCACAGCATGCAGCTGCTGAATCCGAACATTTGGCGCGAGCTGTTCTTCCGGCAAAATCTGATTTACACGAAGGTCAAAGACGAGCCGCCGGCTAAATACTTGGACAATGCTATCGCCAAAAACTCGCTGATCGCCAACGGCTGCGTCATCGAAGGAAAAGTCGAAAACAGCATCCTGTTCAGGGGCGTCAAAATCCGCAAAGGCGCCTACGTGAAAAACAGCATCATCCTGCAAAACTGCGAGATCGAGGAAAACGTCATCATCGAAAACGCAATCCTCGACAAGGATGTATTCATCAGCCGCGGACGCGTGCTGACCGGCGACAACAAAGCGCCGTTTATCGCCTCCAAAACGAAAGTGATCTGAACAAGCGGTTCTTCAGTGTATAAGCTCTCATTGACTTTACTATAGAGAAAAAATGCCGGTCGCTTCGGCCTTTGAGGTTTTGCCGTTTCTTTCGTGGCCTTCCCGGAACGCGGGTCGGCGGGTTTTGGTTTGAGACTGTGTGCATTTCATGGGCGATGATAGTTACCTGGGGATGTCCTGGAGAGCGAAAGCGAGTTCCCTTTGAAAAAATGGTTCAACTTCTAGCCGTTTCAATATGAGAACCATTTTTTCAAGAGGAACCGAAAGGATATCCCCTGCACCCAAGACACACGCCTATGAAACGCACCGCTCCCCCGAACAACCCGCAATTTCCGCTTCCTCGAACCGCCGCGGC
The window above is part of the Paenibacillus hamazuiensis genome. Proteins encoded here:
- a CDS encoding MarR family transcriptional regulator, whose product is MEAQLAPTLTEGQLGVLELLATQERMKPSDFIEYLATTPAAITTLLDRMEKGELIIRERDEKDRRIVWVLMTEKGRAECERGVRIREEFIRGYLGRISSHNQQLLVYLLGKVAG
- a CDS encoding RluA family pseudouridine synthase translates to MKTRFPNVPILYEDNHVLVAVKPVNVPTQEDDSRDPDLLTYLKQDIKIRFQKPGNVYLGLVHRLDRPVGGVMVFAKTSKAASRLSDAVRTRTLRKTYTAVVRGRPKQPQATLKHYLLKDERTNTVSVVPPDKSGAKEAVLDYRVIGSSEGLSLVRIHLHTGRPHQIRVQFAAIGCPLYGDQRYGAKLNEAGQQIALWATQLTFEHPTLKETMSFSSMPPNEYPWHLWPADLLQVGPGSTP
- a CDS encoding class I SAM-dependent methyltransferase, coding for MFAAQDWVDYELLDTGGGEKLERWGNIVLRRPDPQIIWPLVKETGIWKNADAHYHRSSSGGGNWEYRKQIPERWTIRYDKLQFYIKPTGFKHTGLFPEQAANWRWMMDKIQASGRRIRVLNLFAYTGGASVACASAGAEVCHVDASKGVVQWAKENLQLSGLGDRPVRFITDDVFKFVQREVRRGSKYDAIIMDPPSYGRGPNGETWKLETDLYPFIETCMGILTEQPLFFLINSYTTGLSATVLRNILTLSLGRKHNGTITCGEIGLPITASGLTLPCGILGRWES
- a CDS encoding peptidylprolyl isomerase, whose translation is MNDKLKGLLLGMSIGVMLTGSLAFADSTQIEVTLKNLKYMFDGKEVKQQDGQQSIVYDGTTYVPIRFVSEALGKQVTWDGENDTIWIGKTPNAVVAEYTGGQVTSGQLDNYIAFWTLLDPENKPRETVKGYKKTMLNQWIGYQILAGRADDALKASLKDTYESQYEQIKNRITQQNGGADFDGLLGEVNLTPDDIRHYIETVVTAQKVVESQITDVRLKDLYDYEIKFRTGQFTTASVRHILIGLTDSKGNARTKEDAKKRADDVLAKLKDGGDFAALAKEYSDDPGSSANGGLYENAPVQEWVLPFKNAVLDQEPGKLSRPVETEFGYHIIRVESRNTLTFEQAKDQIKRQAVFNQLDQFNKVELPGLIQSTNIPD
- the glgB gene encoding 1,4-alpha-glucan branching protein GlgB; protein product: MTNLIPSSEDLYLFHEGSLYHSYRMLGAHFMTWNGIAGVRFAVWAPHARAVRVAGDFNGWDGRKHPMAKVSTWGVWSAFIPGVSEGQYYKYEIETAQGTTIWKADPYAFYSELKPGTASRVYELAGYEWNDGAWFEAKRERSSYNSPMLIYEVHLGTWKKHPDGTFRTYRELADDLVAYAVEMGYTHIELLPLAEHPYDRSWGYQATGYYSVTSRFGTPKDFMYFVDRCHQSGLGVIMDWVPGHFVKDDHGLRLFDGQPLYEPEDPRLADKKEWGTLAFDFSKPEVVCFLISNAVFWMEQFHIDGLRVDAVASMLSLNFMKPREEWIKNRHGGDEHLDAIAFLKKLNETVFAYFPDCLMMAEDSSDWPLVTTPVYTGGLGFNYKWNMGWMNDMLKYMEVDPYFRRGSHRKLTFSFMYTYSENYVLPLSHDEVVHGKKSLLNKMPGDYWQKFANLRALYGYMMAHPGKKLLFMGGEFGQFDEWKDLEDIDWEMIEQYDSHRNMFQYTRDLNRLYRTEPSLWELDHRPEGFEWIDPHDDQQSIVTFMRKAKDPSDFIVFVCNFTPVVHHGYRIGVPMPGEYIEFFNSDMEKYGGSGVCNPAGLKANKLPWHNRPYSIEMTIPPLGAVWLKPVRSAAASGTKPGRRRRTAD
- a CDS encoding glucose-1-phosphate adenylyltransferase, whose amino-acid sequence is MRKKQCVAMLLAGGEGRRLGLLTKNLAKPAVHFGGKYRIIDFTLSNCTNSGIDTVGVLTQYQPLVLNTYIGIGAPWDLDRKNGGVTVLPPFMEQQGGNWYEGTANAIYRNIPFIEQYDPEYVLVISGDHIYKMDYDRMLDFHKRKGADASIAVIQVKWEEASRFGIMSTDDDDRITEFAEKPKEPKSNLASMGIYIFNWSTLKSYLIKDEQNAQSSKDFGKDIIPQMLRDRIELFAYPFQGYWKDVGTIESLWEANMDLLENDPEFNLNDRSWRIYSVNYAQPGQYIAPTAQVRKSLVNEGCCVFGEVDHSVLFYGVQTGEGSLIKDSVIMPNVRIGSHVRIYKAIIGEGTVIEDGVTIGHPEGSQDITLIGSNETISLTTMKG
- the glgD gene encoding glucose-1-phosphate adenylyltransferase subunit GlgD, producing the protein MKRMMGVINLVNEPDDLEELTYYRCVASVPFGARYRLIDFALSSMVNSGIENVAVFTQHKYRSLMDHLGSGKEWDLDRKRGGLFILPAVLHETTGMARGDLFQFYSHRDYFYRGPEEYVVISRSHLVCNIDFNAVLEYHMEKEADITVVYKRADHEELAKFRRLAVKESGQVTVIEENTGRLRTDNISMEMFVMKKELLLDMVESCLAQGYDHLVRDGIMKNIDRLSVYGYLHEGYAGVVNTIQSYYKHSMQLLNPNIWRELFFRQNLIYTKVKDEPPAKYLDNAIAKNSLIANGCVIEGKVENSILFRGVKIRKGAYVKNSIILQNCEIEENVIIENAILDKDVFISRGRVLTGDNKAPFIASKTKVI